The sequence GCCTACAAGATCAACAAGAACCGCAAGGGCCACTATGCCTTCCTGCGCACCGACGCACCCGCGTCTGCCGTGCAGGAAATGGAGCGCCTGATGCGTCTGCATGATGACGTGATGCGCGTCCTGACCATCAAGGTCGACGAGCACGCCGAGGGCCCTTCGGTCCAGATGCAGAAGCGCGACGAACGCGACGGCCGTCGCGAGCGCCGCTGATCAACGCTTGAGAAAAGGACGCTAAATCATGGCAGCCAAACCGTTTTTCCGCCGCCGCAAGGTTTGCCCGTTCTCGGGCGACAACGCGCCGAAGATCGACTACAAGGACACCCGTCTGCTGCAGCGCTACATCTCTGAGCGCGGCAAGATCGTGCCTTCGCGCATCACCGCCGTTTCGGCCAAGAAGCAGCGTGAGCTGGCCCGTGCAATCAAGCGCGCCCGCTTCCTCGCCCTGCTGCCCTACGCCGTGAAGTAAGGAGAAAAGCAGATGCAAGTTATCCTTCTTGAGCGCGTTGCAAAGCTGGGCCAGATGGGCGACGTCGTTGACGTGAAGCCCGGGTACGCCCGCAACTTCCTGCTGCCGCAGGGCAAGGCAAAAACCGCCTCCGAGGCCAACATCGCCTCTTTCGAAGCCCAGAAAGCGCAGCTGGAAGCGCGCAACCTGGAGACCAAGAAAGAAGCCGAGGCACT is a genomic window of Leisingera caerulea DSM 24564 containing:
- the rpsR gene encoding 30S ribosomal protein S18, whose protein sequence is MAAKPFFRRRKVCPFSGDNAPKIDYKDTRLLQRYISERGKIVPSRITAVSAKKQRELARAIKRARFLALLPYAVK
- the rpsF gene encoding 30S ribosomal protein S6, with product MPLYEHVMIARQDLSNSQAEGLIEHFGAVLSDNGGKLVDQEYWGVKTMAYKINKNRKGHYAFLRTDAPASAVQEMERLMRLHDDVMRVLTIKVDEHAEGPSVQMQKRDERDGRRERR